A region of Osmerus eperlanus chromosome 9, fOsmEpe2.1, whole genome shotgun sequence DNA encodes the following proteins:
- the htr1b gene encoding 5-hydroxytryptamine receptor 1B: MDISSHLKTTPAFNGQIMNSTNDTSVTDSPKLEENTESLVFQTSLAVILSIITLATTLSNAFVIATISQSKKLQTPANFLIASLAVTDLLVSILVMPICVLYTVIHVWTLGQVICDIWLSSDITCCTASILHLCVIALDRYWAITDAVEYSKKRTPARAAGMIATAWVIAISISLPPLFWRQVKAEELTTCNVNTDHIFYTIYSTFGAFYIPTLLLIVLYGRIYVEARKRILKQSPKKVGKRLTSAHLVTNSPGSVASTTSMQCGRHDVHSSDTGSLASDNQVKVTVSDALLEKKRISAARERKATKTLGIILGAYIICWLPFFIYTLVVATCSTCFYPELFDFFNWLGYLNSLINPIIYTMSNDDFKKAFHKLVRFKCCKL, translated from the coding sequence ATGGACATTTCAAGTCATTTAAAGACAACGCCTGCTTTCAATGGACAAATTATGAACTCCACAAACGATACATCTGTGACAGATTCACCTAAACTGGAGGAGAACACGGAGAGTCTTGTCTTTCAAACTAGTTTGGCCGTAATTCTTTCCATTATTACACTGGCTACTACTTTATCAAATGCATTTGTCATTGCCACGATTTCTCAGTCAAAGAAATTGCAAACACCAGCAAACTTTCTCATAGCTTCATTAGCCGTGACTGATCTTTTGGTGTCAATTTTGGTGATGCCCATATGCGTTCTTTACACGGTGATCCACGTATGGACTTTGGGGCAGGTAATATGTGATATTTGGTTATCCTCTGATATAACATGTTGCACTGCGTCTATCCTGCACCTGTGCGTAATTGCTTTGGATCGATACTGGGCGATAACTGACGCGGTCGAATATTCCAAGAAGCGCACCCCAGCGCGCGCGGCGGGGATGATCGCTACCGCCTGGGTCATCGCCATCTCCATTTCCTTACCGCCTCTGTTCTGGCGGCAGGTGAAAGCGGAGGAGTTAACGACTTGTAATGTGAACACGGATCATATTTTTTACACTATTTACTCCACGTTTGGGGCATTCTATATCCCCACATTGCTGCTTATTGTGCTCTATGGACGGATTTACGTTGAAGCCCGTAAGAGAATCTTGAAACAATCACCCAAAAAGGTCGGGAAAAGACTCACTTCAGCGCACTTGGTCACCAACTCGCCAGGATCTGTGGCGTCAACTACCTCTATGCAGTGTGGGAGACACGATGTGCACTCAAGTGATACTGGATCTCTGGCGAGTGACAATCAAGTGAAAGTAACTGTGTCAGATGCGCTGTTGGAAAAGAAAAGAATATCAGcagctagagagagaaaagccacAAAAACTTTGGGGATAATATTAGGTGCGTACATCATATGCTGGTTGCCGTTTTTTATTTATACACTGGTGGTAGCCACTTGCTCAACTTGTTTTTACCCAGAGCTGTTTGACTTCTTCAACTGGCTTGGTTATCTAAATTCTCTGATCAATCCCATCATATATACTATGTCCAACGATGACTTTAAGAAAGCTTTCCACAAACTCGTGCGCTTCAAATGTTGCAAGTTATGA